The following proteins are co-located in the Dyadobacter chenwenxiniae genome:
- a CDS encoding ArsR/SmtB family transcription factor, whose translation MEIKDFNRVSKALSDRNRVLMLIEAAKQEWIEYSDLLLTFNLSQPTISHHIKILRDAGLLVIKKDGTRIRCSLGYQVIDELNYYLQELVNQRPRRS comes from the coding sequence ATGGAAATAAAAGATTTTAATAGGGTATCAAAGGCGTTAAGCGACCGCAATCGGGTACTGATGCTTATTGAAGCAGCGAAACAGGAATGGATAGAATACTCAGATCTGCTATTAACTTTCAACCTATCCCAACCCACGATATCTCACCATATCAAGATTCTCCGCGACGCGGGTCTGTTGGTTATTAAAAAAGATGGCACAAGGATAAGATGTTCTCTGGGTTATCAAGTGATCGATGAACTTAATTATTACCTACAAGAGCTGGTAAATCAACGTCCG